TGGAAGATATCATGTCTGCTGtcgtattttgttttcaaagaatGGTTTCTGAGACTGAAACTCAAACTAATGGAATAGTCGCCATCATCGATGTTAAGGATTTCGCACTTCaacatttaagacagtttaccCCGCCACTGATCAAAGTTATTGCTGAAACCGTACAGGTGGGTGGAATTAAATTAAAGCAAGTTCCCACAAGATTCATATGAAAACTATatcattcaaattatttaccaATGCAGAACGTGTTTCCTATTCGTTTGAAAGGAATTCATGTTCTTCATGAGCCTCGGATcctaaaaattcttttgactCTATTCTGGCCTTTTCTATCAAACAAAATTCGGAATCGGGTTGGTagtttagattttttaaattgatcaaTAATAATGCGGCTTAATATAATACAGAATTTCATGTTCCACTAAATTTTTGACGTATtaaaaaaacagtaaaaattatattttcagtTGTTCTTTCATGGTGACAGCTACGCGACAATGCATCAACACATAGACCCTGCCTGCCTGCCCAGCAATTACAATGGCTGTCTAAAAAACATGGAAACAATGAATTTTTCTAATGTCTTCTTTGAAGAGAACTACTCCAAAATATTCGACTGTTTCAACTAGTAATACGCAAGCTTCCTCGAATCTAAATCAAGTATTGTttaattcttcaatttttcgccTTTATCACGCGTAGTTTTAATTTTGCAACTATTTTCGCACGTGTTACAAACCATGTAAAGACAACACAGTCTCTCTCATATTTTACAATTCCCCTTTTTGTCAACGGATTTCTTCGCGGATTTCCggatttcatttgtttaattCTACCTGCGCTGCCGTATAGTCCGTGCGCATTATCTGTTACCAGAAACACATGGTTTCGAATTTCGCGCTAGCAATCTTATTGTATCTCCTAAATTTATAGTGGGGCACACAATTTTACATCAATAGAAACCCAAGATAAAACGTCTACTCAACGAATTTTTACAATGGGACTTACCCTACATtacaatcatttttaaatctgAAACAACTGAATTTTGTTCGGCATTAAAAACGCCACTGGCGTCGGCCATCAGTTAGTTTTAAAGATCATTAGGTTAGCCTTCCATATTTTCAATGGCAAATCTTTCAGGGATTAAAGCATGTCGCTGTCGGTCTCCGATAGAAATCGCGTGCGCACGAGTTACCCGAAGGATTTCTATCAAAGTCTTTCAACGATAACAGATGACAGAGATATAAGTAAATTAACATGTGATGTGAGTTCAGGGGATGAAAAACcagaaaataaatggaaatagGTGGCTCTAGTTTCGCCACACGTTTACCTTTGGATCAATAATATACACGAAAAGGTTTTTTCTAAAAGGTGTGGCTGGTTTAGTTGGCGATTGTCTCATTAGATGGTTATTGTTATCGACTGCATAGTGATGAGTGAACCTCTCTACTCATGGATTTCGTTTCCGCCAATTCAAATTCTTCTTGATATGGCATTAAGAAAAACAGGACTGTTGACATTGTTTTTGTTCCCCATCATCCGTAGTTCAGAATAAGGTAATTTTTTATGGTGCGTATCGTATGATGAgcgaatgaaattaaaaatgaaaaaggtggTAGTGTGATACGTAAAGGTAACAGCTGCTGTATATTTCGTCAACAATCTGGGATCACTAACAGATGTAGAAGCATGTAGAAGCACTCCTCAATCCTCATTGTAGAAGCATTACACCTTGGGGATTTCGTCTGTTATGATGTGCGATGCTGAGGTGGTGGCTGTTGGGGAAGACGAGATATAAATTTGGAGGGCAGAATATTACGTGCTTGAgtattttaaaagttattgCTTGCTTTTGTTTGTTAGTTTTGTCTAATTGAGTGTCAACGATCTAGAGATGATATTGTTTTCATGTTACTTTTAAAAGTTTCTTCTTTGTGAGTTGTGACGCTAGACGGCCTTTGCCTTTGACCATTTCTCACCTGTCAGAAGCATCAGTTTACTTTACAAATCTCTGAAGAAATTTATCGCCGCTATTATTAGGTAATTTGGGTGATTGCTGTCTGCTGAAGTTtacagcaacaaagctcacttgttagattttcaaTAATGTGCTTTAAAATTGTCTACTTCCAGATTGTAAATGAGTCTacagttcagtaaatattcaattgACGCACAAAATAACCAGATATTCGTGATTATTGTCAAATTTgaggtaaagttcatgttttatttttcgtttttgcgtacttccggtttacccCCAAATCgtccaaaatcgagaattttccgtttaatttaatcaagttATATCAGCAATTTCAGCGGTAAGGTGaccgtagaactccaaagacagaagaactccaccgacaatagaaccccaatatttgaaataattttaaaaaatttctctgtaagcgacagtagaactccaacgacagtagaactccaaagacataagaactccttttttaaatattattaaaaatacccgacactagaactccactacgcgacaatagaactccaataaattatttaattatattcATGTTCGACAATAAAATAGAActctattgaatttaaaatattttaaatgaccAACTCTCGACATGGAAATAACTGAGTTCAGGAAAAAtctcgattttgaccaaatctTGGTTTCGTTTGAATTACACATAATCGACCTCAAATTTAACGAAGAtcatgaaaaatttatttattttgccgatagctcagtggttaaggcgctatcgcttacttccggtatacttccggaaaatttgcataaaactaaTAACTGAACTTTGTTCTAGGTAAATTTCTAAGGATTTCAAGCTAGATTTcagcaaaaaaaagtacacCGTTCAAGTTATATCAATATCTAAAGAACTTTGGGTTACATGTTTCTGTTATCCGAGTTTCAGACGTGTCCAATAGATGGCATGTGTCCTCATTTGTTTATGTCATGGCGGATTCATggcagatttttgttttgttgtcaaAAGTTTCCTTTTATTCCTCGAAAACTACCGATTATTTCATAGATcaattcaagttcatttctGTGCAAGTTGTTGGTGATGTGATTTATTTCGTATTTATATTGGATCACCTTTCATATTTCTCATTATAACCTGTAGCTGTAGTAGGAAGGAACGCGAATGGAAACAGTAGCCTAAAAATCGTCCTTTTGCTGAATGCATCATCCAGTCAAGTCAATATaggtaaaaaccaaaaatattgGTCACAAGTTTTAATTACTTTTTCACACATTTAGTTAATAGTTATTATAATTATTGGTAGTTTCTATTGATCTTGGTAGGTCACTAACACCAGCATGGCCACAATGTTGTTTCTTTCCGAACATGTTTTCTACAAATTATGCATTGACAGACAAGTATTATTCTTCctcaaaaatttttaacttttatttgatGCCATAAACTGTATTTTCTGTCATAGAGAAGGCTATGGGAACATATTCAAGGCCATGGGTAATCTTCAGGTTAATTGCAGCAACTTTGGAGAAGTCACATGAAAAGATGCAGGGCACATACCAACATGTGTTGTATTTATCTGAATTCTTTACTCTAGCAGTAGGTAGTAATTAACTTTTGTTAATTGCATTAATGTTGGAATATTTATTGGAATATTTCCCTTAGATTCAACATAACTGTTTGATGCCAAAGTTAGTTGGAACTCTAACTCAAACACAGATAACCTGCTGCCTTACAGTCACAGGCAGGAAAATAATTCctttcttcagaaaattgtaagttttattttttgtctggaCCCTCCATACCCCCAGTC
This sequence is a window from Daphnia pulicaria isolate SC F1-1A chromosome 7, SC_F0-13Bv2, whole genome shotgun sequence. Protein-coding genes within it:
- the LOC124349939 gene encoding alpha-tocopherol transfer protein-like, translating into MNKIKSSQTHINKELVAKFRLLIKEFNINLSMSDELLMCFINARKNDLSRAVKLLNNYSRMTKNYPQFYTDMRPARVKNVLDMGIFLSSPYREKNGSRILILNLRKWDLRSCSLEDIMSAVVFCFQRMVSETETQTNGIVAIIDVKDFALQHLRQFTPPLIKVIAETVQNVFPIRLKGIHVLHEPRILKILLTLFWPFLSNKIRNRLFFHGDSYATMHQHIDPACLPSNYNGCLKNMETMNFSNVFFEENYSKIFDCFN